The following nucleotide sequence is from Saimiri boliviensis isolate mSaiBol1 chromosome 6, mSaiBol1.pri, whole genome shotgun sequence.
TAAGGTGGTCTGGTCAGTTCCATTTGCGTTAAGCCACTTGCCCTGGGCTGCCCACCTTCAGTGGCAGTGGAGCTCTGAGCTGTGGCCTGCCGGGGAACCCGTGCCCTCAGCCCCACAGCCACTGCTCTCTGGTCAGACCAGCTCAGCCTGGCCCCACACCCAGCACTTACCCCAGCCCCGGGGATGGCTCAGCAGCCTCCAGACTTCAGCTTCCAAGCCAGCAAGTAGCCCTGCCTGGACCACCCACCAGCCACCTCCTCCTGCAGGGCGTCCCCAGCCTCACAAGGTGTCCCGGTGGCTCTGCTATCAGCGGCCTGGCTGGGCTCCAGATCTCACCCCAGACCCACCGTACAGAGGAGGTGGCAGGGTTCATGGAGTAATGACTACATTGGTCTGGCCGTCACCTGAGAAGTAGGTGACAGGAGCCACTGGTAAACAGAACTGACTGATTTATAAAGTTCATGCTCCTTAAGAGGCTTCTCCAGAAAAGAGCAGCACCGCCCACAAATCAACCCCAGGGAGGGCAGTCATGGGGACCTCATGCCAGGGACCCCGCCCCTTAGGGGCTGCCCGTGTCCAGGCCTTGGCCAGCATGTAAAACTCCAGAGTGGGGGCGGGGGTCCAGATCATCTTTATTGTGCCCCAAGTCAAGGGTTCTTTGTACAAAAATAGGTCTCCATTAGCCAGCACTGTTCCTCCGGCAGCTCCAGCTAACGTGCAGAAAAAAGATTCTCTGTGCCCCGATAGAATCCTCTCTCCTCCGGAAAAATCTCCACGTGTGGtgcccccaccccactgcagTCCAGAAGCTGCGGGAAGGGGCAACGTCGGAGAAAGCCAGCCCTCACGTGGCCAGCTGCAGGCCCGGTTCCACCCGGGCATTGGTCAGGCTGGGCCGGACGGGCGACAAGGCGTCGGCCGGGGGAGGAGCGCGGGCCGGTCCACCTGGCGGGCTCCTGGGCGATGAGCGCGCCGGTCGCTCGCTGGGCTTCCAGGGCTGAGGCTGCAAGGGGAGGTGGGGAACCGAACGCGCGTCAACGCGGGCGCCGACCGGGACAGACCCCGCCCGCCCGAGCCggccccgcccccacctccccccagcGAAATCGGCAGTTTCGTTTGTTCGGTCGGCTTTGGAGTCCTGAGTCCGTGGGTGCCGCGGCTCGGTCTGAGacagggcgggggcggggcgggcacTCGGAGCCGCGGTGAGTCAGGGCTCCGCGCCCGCCGCGCCCGCCGACTCATTTCTGCCGCCCCGGGCCCGGAGCGCGATTTGCAATGCAAAGTCACCCCGCCCCCAGCACCCCAATCTGCCCCGAGAACCGCCAGCATTCGAGACCTCAACCGCCCGACGgccgctcccctcccctcacctcccctccctcggcggcggcggggccgcgAGGGGAAGTTTTGCAATCCCGGACAAACAAACGCCGGTCTTGCACAGGCTTGAAAAAGGCTGGGGAAAACGAAGAGTGAGCGAAACCGAAGCCCTCGCTCGGGCCTGGCGCTCGGCTCCCCGGGCTCTCGGGGACGCGACCCGCCGGGCCTGCCCACCCCGCCCCACCCGGTCCCTGCACCCCGGCCCCGGCCCTCCCAACTCCCCGCCGCCCGGCCGTTACCTCCCAGGTCGAGGGCGCTCAGTAGCCCCCTAGCCAGCTGGAGAAGTCGAGCAGCTCCCGCTCCGCGGGGCTCAGCGCGCCCTCGCAGCCGCTGTCGTCCGACGAGTAGGCGGAACGCGGGGAGCCGGGCTCCGAGCTGCCCCCGCGGCCCGGGGACGAAGACGCGCGGGAGGGCGAGGCGGCCACTGAGGCAGGCCCAGGCGGTCCGCGGGGCGCAGACGGCCGCACGGCCGGCGCCAGCAGCCCTCCGGCCAGAGCGTTGCGCACCGCGTCATGCTCGGCCAGCAGGCGCTGCAGCGCGCGGATGTACTCCACGGCCGAGCGCAGCGTCTCCACCTTGCTCAGCTTCTTGCTGGCGCCGCCGTGCGGCACGTGCTGCCGCAGCGCCTGGAAGCCCAAGTTCACCAGCTTCACGCGGTTGCGCTCGCGCTCATTGCGCCGCGCCACGGCTGCCGCGCCGCCCCCGGTCTCCGCGTTGGCGGGGCGCCGCCGCCGGCTGCAACGCAACAGTTCCGGGGAGGCGGGTCTCCGCCGGGCGGCGCAGCCGACAGGGATGCGGGGCGCAGGGGGCGCGGGCCCGGGCAGTGCGCCGCCGTCCATCGCGCCCGCATCCACCCGACCGCTCCGGGTCCCGGCGCGCCGCAGGAAGGTGCAGGCGGAGGAACCGGAGGCGGTGGTGAAAACAGTGGCGTCCCCAGGGGGCTTCTGGCACAGCGCCGCCGAGCAACGTCCCGGGGCACGCGTCCTAGGTCGTCTGGAGTCCGAGGACAAGAGGCCTAGTGGTGGCGGGCTGTACGCGTCAAGGAGCGTGGGACGCTCGTGTCCCGCGCGTGCAGCTGGACTCTCCCCAGTCTCCGCAGGCGCGGCGCAGGCGGCTcgtttttaaatgtatagataACCCTCCTCCGCGCCGGGGCCACCGCCTTTCTCACGCCCTCCTTCCTTCGCCTCGCCCTCCTGCCACGCTTCGCCCTCCCCCTCGCGCGATCACAGTCTGTAAAACCCAAAGCGTGCGCGTGTTCCCCTAGCCCATCCCCCGGGCGCAGGCCACAGATCCCCAGCGCGCTCAACTGGTGAAATCTGCGGGTCCCCGGTGCACCGCCTGCTCCCGGCAGGTCCTCGGTGCGCCCCCAAATCAAGGCATGCAGGTGCAGGCACCTTCCCGTACCCCCACCCTACCCCCGCGCTCAGCCTGCAAGTCCCAATAGCCGCCAGCTCTCCGCACGCGCAGCGCGCTCTGTGGGAGGGAAGGCGTGGCCCTGGCGACAGCTCCGCTGTACCTGAGGCGCGCTAGACCCCCGAGGGCAGCACGCGTCGCGCAGCTCACACCCGCGCCCCGCCCTCCTGGGGCCGAGGAGGCGGGGGCCATGGTCTCAGCCAATCGTGGGCCACCCGTTTGGCCAATCGCGCAGGGCGGGGCCCCACGGCCGGCCCCAAGGAGGAAGCGCGTACGCGCGGCGCGTGTCTCGCGGGGAGCACGGGCTAACAAAGCTGGGCGCCCGCTCGGCCCCGCCCCGCTCCTCGCCCCCGTGACTGCGCTGTGCGCGCTGCCCCCAAGCACACCTGTGTCCCGAGCGCGCCCCCACCTGTGCGTTAGTCTACTGGGGATGGGGGTGAACTGCGCCTTACTTCGGGCGGGGCGGGGCTTAAGAGTGGTCGAGACGGAGGCGGGTGGGAGGTTCGGGTTCCCGGGGCGCCTACCCCAACCCGCCCCGCTTTCCCCGTCTCTCCACGCGCACCCTGCCTGTGGTTTCCGTGCACCCCAGGCCTGAGGGCTCTGGGAGGCACCTTAGCCAAGGGGCTTGGAGGTTTGCACCAGATCGCCTTGTGCCCTGACGGCGGTCAGGCCCACGCCCGCCCCCTGCGTGGCTCCCTACATATCCAGTATCCCCCTCCTCCACCCCGTCCTGCCCTCCAGCTCTCCGTCGCGCTTCGCGTCGGTGCCTCCGGAATCTCACAGCCCTCATTCCTCTTTCCGTGACCCAGGCTGTTTTTCTTCACCCACCTCTCCCCTGAGGGCACTGAGATTGGTGGGAAGGTCTCTGGGAGCAGCACCCTTCCAGGGGAGGTGGGACGTCGAGAGCTGCTCCCTAAGAGATGCGAGGAAGTGGTAGGCTCCGACAGGGCAGGCACTGCGGAAATGCGAAAAATGCAGTGTTAACGGAAGAGTTTTGGCTCTGTCTCACTGTCCGGGAAAGGCGTGCCCTCGGGGGAGCCTTTGCCAAGCCGGTTTTTCCAAAGGTGACCAGATGCTCCTGAGCCACTGCCTCTGAGACCTCAGGGAATGGAGCTTTCTGTGGACCCAGCTGCCTGGAGCTGCTTTCCTGTTCTGGCTGGAGGAGGTGAGGCCCAGGACCCCTCCTGGGAGCCTGGGGGCAGAAATCAAGTGTTTACTGCCAGCCTCGGGGTCCCTGCCTGCTCCCATTACCCTGCAGGATTCTGCTGGGCTGGCCCACCTGGGCTCCTAGCACACCTGTGCCCCAGCACCTCTGGCCTTCCTGTCCTGAGAGTGTCCCGAAGAGTGTCCACCTACCGGGGAGCACGTGGGCAGCAGTCTCTATTTGGCAGATGAGGAAGACGACTTGGAGAGAACCCTGGAAGTGTCCACAGTCACTCCTCCGCCCAGTGGAGTGATCCACGCAGAAATCAGGGCCCTGTGTCTGAATCCAAGTTCTCCAACCAGGGCAGAGGCCGGCTCACCTCTGCTCTGTCCCTGGCGTGAGGCCCCATTCTTCCCGGTCACTTGGCAAATCACAGCCTGGCATGGAGCGTCCTGCACTCCCGCtgcttccctctttcctcttGTCAAGGCTGCAAGACAACGATCGGGGAACAATCCTGGGGTCCTGTAAATTTGGAAATCCCTAGTGGACTTCCACCCGGCCTCCCAGGCTGGGAGCCCCTCGGTTATCTGTTGCTGTGTAAGGAGACACCAGGATTTTAGTGGTGGGATTCTGTGGGTTGGTGGGTGGGCCTTCTGCTGCTCTGGGTGTGGCTGTATACA
It contains:
- the ASCL2 gene encoding achaete-scute homolog 2, with the translated sequence MDGGALPGPAPPAPRIPVGCAARRRPASPELLRCSRRRRPANAETGGGAAAVARRNERERNRVKLVNLGFQALRQHVPHGGASKKLSKVETLRSAVEYIRALQRLLAEHDAVRNALAGGLLAPAVRPSAPRGPPGPASVAASPSRASSSPGRGGSSEPGSPRSAYSSDDSGCEGALSPAERELLDFSSWLGGY